Proteins from one Sulfurovum sp. TSL1 genomic window:
- a CDS encoding EAL domain-containing protein → MPIRTITDKHYKGVSELYRKSDGKVTGYYVTYRDADGKPIKKRVDAQTRDEALLKLMEIKHQVDLDKKGTNMGATLPQPDKKILADENTKRPFSVISSGRTMQDHQKMISSYNDIAIVSLIDIVAFDDINILYGYETGTRMVNEMQTLIENTLKEMETTGVFKKQGLEVFSYELYHVYADKLCLFIKHGLHHRLLEFVVKQLSDSIANHKFFVSEDSHIHLNTTFGATKADSSVSLLYAEKALQEAKRSRKNYVFYDSYSIQKNEHIVNKVYETLLHNIKQETVTPYFQGIFDADNNSVPCKFESLMRLMDDDGHVLSPAVFMDKSKEYRLYTQLMSQMIEKVFDVMDHCEVAMTLNLSYLDINNSELCNTLIQQIKQRNIGERLTVEIVESEQIEDIEQVNEFIFALKKQGVLIAIDDFGSGFSNFDNIVHLDIDCVKLDGSLVSKIDDIKYRIILENMVKICHDLGIKTIAEYISDAHIMRLAKSIGVDYLQGYHLHKPEHWDNVTATFGSKGDNIV, encoded by the coding sequence ATGCCAATCAGAACTATCACTGACAAGCACTATAAAGGTGTCAGTGAACTCTATCGTAAATCTGATGGCAAGGTCACAGGTTACTACGTTACCTACAGAGATGCTGACGGCAAACCGATCAAAAAAAGAGTAGATGCTCAGACAAGAGATGAAGCCTTACTTAAACTGATGGAGATCAAACATCAAGTTGACTTAGATAAAAAAGGAACGAATATGGGTGCGACTCTTCCTCAACCGGATAAAAAAATATTGGCCGATGAGAACACAAAGAGGCCATTTTCTGTTATATCATCAGGTAGAACCATGCAGGATCACCAGAAAATGATCTCTTCGTACAATGATATTGCTATCGTTTCACTGATCGACATCGTTGCATTTGATGATATCAATATCCTCTATGGCTATGAAACCGGTACACGTATGGTGAATGAGATGCAAACGCTGATAGAAAATACCCTGAAAGAGATGGAGACCACAGGTGTATTTAAAAAACAGGGTTTGGAAGTGTTTTCCTATGAACTCTATCATGTCTATGCAGACAAACTCTGTTTATTCATCAAACATGGTTTACATCATCGCCTGCTTGAATTTGTGGTGAAACAACTCTCTGATAGCATCGCAAACCATAAGTTCTTTGTATCTGAGGATAGCCATATTCATCTCAATACGACCTTTGGTGCCACAAAAGCAGACAGTTCTGTCAGTTTGCTTTATGCGGAAAAAGCATTGCAGGAAGCAAAAAGATCACGCAAGAATTATGTCTTTTATGACAGTTATTCGATCCAGAAGAATGAACATATCGTTAATAAGGTCTATGAGACACTGCTTCATAATATCAAACAAGAGACGGTCACCCCATATTTTCAGGGTATCTTTGATGCTGATAATAATAGTGTTCCCTGTAAATTTGAAAGTCTTATGAGATTGATGGACGATGACGGGCATGTCTTATCACCGGCAGTATTTATGGACAAATCAAAGGAATACCGTTTATATACACAGCTGATGTCCCAAATGATAGAAAAAGTGTTTGATGTCATGGATCACTGTGAGGTTGCCATGACCCTGAACCTCTCTTATCTGGATATCAACAACTCTGAACTTTGTAACACCTTGATACAACAGATCAAACAGAGAAATATAGGAGAGCGTTTAACGGTTGAAATCGTAGAGAGTGAGCAGATCGAAGATATTGAACAGGTCAATGAATTTATCTTTGCACTGAAAAAACAGGGGGTACTTATCGCTATAGATGATTTCGGCAGTGGATTCTCCAATTTTGACAATATCGTGCATCTTGATATCGATTGTGTCAAACTGGATGGTTCACTGGTATCGAAGATCGATGATATAAAATACAGGATCATCCTGGAGAATATGGTGAAGATCTGTCATGATCTCGGGATCAAAACCATTGCTGAATATATCAGTGATGCGCATATTATGAGACTGGCAAAAAGTATCGGTGTAGATTATCTGCAAGGGTATCATTTGCATAAGCCGGAACATTGGGACAATGTAACAGCGACATTTGGCTCGAAAGGAGATAACATTGTATAA
- a CDS encoding arsenate reductase ArsC — MKKNVLILCTGNSCRSIMAEALINAKLGDYVSAQSSGVKASGKVNPHAQALLKSKGYWRDDYHSKVIETVLDTPFDLVVTVCDHANETCPMFPKAVKTIHVGFEDPSGKAVEEYEKTLDLIEKELLPIIKEELC, encoded by the coding sequence GTGAAAAAAAATGTATTGATCTTATGTACGGGGAACAGCTGCCGCTCCATAATGGCAGAGGCACTCATCAATGCCAAACTTGGTGATTACGTTTCTGCGCAAAGTTCCGGTGTCAAAGCAAGCGGTAAGGTAAACCCGCATGCTCAGGCACTTTTGAAGTCAAAAGGATACTGGAGAGATGACTATCACTCAAAAGTGATCGAAACCGTTCTGGATACGCCTTTTGATCTGGTAGTAACGGTATGCGACCATGCCAATGAGACCTGTCCGATGTTTCCCAAAGCAGTGAAGACGATACATGTAGGCTTTGAAGATCCAAGCGGTAAAGCAGTAGAAGAGTATGAAAAAACACTCGATCTTATTGAAAAAGAACTCCTTCCTATTATCAAAGAGGAGCTTTGCTAA
- a CDS encoding metalloregulator ArsR/SmtB family transcription factor: MEVFLKSVAALNDETRVMILRFLDEYGETCVCDMQASFNMIQSRLSRHLKILKDAGFLRVERKGTWAYYSIRKPLDRFRSEALEEIRYLHMDLPELKKISQTQGCSL, from the coding sequence ATGGAAGTTTTCTTAAAAAGTGTCGCTGCGCTGAATGACGAGACCAGGGTTATGATCCTGCGCTTTCTTGATGAATACGGGGAAACCTGTGTATGTGACATGCAGGCATCTTTTAATATGATCCAATCGCGCCTGTCACGCCACCTCAAAATTTTGAAAGATGCAGGATTTCTACGAGTCGAACGTAAAGGTACCTGGGCCTACTACTCCATTCGAAAACCATTGGACCGCTTTCGCAGTGAAGCATTGGAAGAGATACGTTATTTGCATATGGATCTTCCGGAGTTAAAGAAAATTTCACAAACACAAGGATGTAGCCTGTGA
- a CDS encoding arsenic transporter, whose product MFLAISVFFITLIFVIWQPKGLQIGTTAVIGAIVALLVGVVSYTDVFTVIDIVWDATLAFIGIIILSMVLDQIGFFEWAAIKMAKLSRGSGNRMFVYILLLGALVAAFFANDGAALILTPILLAKMKYLKMNPLAIFAFLMAGGFIGDSASNPLVISNLTNIVTVGYFDIGFVEYAKNMFLPNLLSIFASIAVLWIYFRKDIPLKVDVTTLPEAASVIKNQTMFKLSWFFLALLMIGYFVGDLYHLPVSLFALGGALIFLAIATHYKATKPIMTIKAAPWQVVWFSIGLYVVVYGLKNAGLTEVIASWITGLNTQGTAVAVVGTGFLSALISSVMNNMPTIMIMDIAIDHVGYTGNEALVYANILGSNLGPKMTPIGSLATLLWLHVLAQKGVKIGWGEYMKVGLVITPPVLFIALLGLI is encoded by the coding sequence ATGTTTCTGGCAATTTCGGTCTTTTTTATCACTTTGATCTTTGTGATCTGGCAGCCAAAAGGACTTCAGATAGGTACAACAGCCGTTATAGGTGCAATTGTTGCATTGCTCGTTGGTGTAGTGAGCTATACAGATGTTTTTACCGTGATTGATATCGTCTGGGATGCAACCTTGGCTTTCATAGGTATCATCATTCTATCCATGGTACTGGATCAGATAGGTTTTTTTGAATGGGCAGCGATAAAAATGGCGAAACTGAGCCGTGGCAGCGGGAACAGAATGTTTGTCTATATTCTACTCCTGGGTGCGCTTGTTGCAGCCTTCTTTGCCAATGACGGTGCAGCACTTATCCTCACCCCTATTCTGCTTGCTAAGATGAAGTACTTAAAAATGAATCCTTTGGCAATATTTGCATTTTTGATGGCGGGTGGGTTCATAGGCGACAGTGCATCTAATCCGCTGGTGATCTCCAACCTTACCAACATCGTTACGGTCGGATATTTTGATATAGGTTTCGTGGAATATGCAAAAAATATGTTTTTACCTAACCTTTTGTCGATCTTTGCTTCCATCGCAGTGCTATGGATCTATTTCCGTAAAGATATTCCTTTAAAAGTGGATGTCACTACGCTGCCTGAAGCCGCTTCGGTCATTAAGAACCAAACCATGTTCAAACTCTCCTGGTTCTTTTTGGCACTTTTGATGATAGGCTACTTTGTCGGTGATCTTTATCACCTTCCGGTGTCCCTTTTTGCATTAGGCGGGGCACTGATCTTTTTAGCCATTGCAACCCATTACAAAGCAACAAAACCCATCATGACCATCAAAGCTGCACCATGGCAGGTGGTGTGGTTCAGTATCGGGCTCTATGTGGTAGTCTACGGACTGAAAAATGCGGGTCTGACTGAAGTGATCGCCTCGTGGATCACAGGTCTGAATACACAGGGAACGGCTGTGGCAGTCGTAGGAACCGGGTTTTTATCCGCATTGATCAGCTCGGTGATGAACAATATGCCAACGATCATGATCATGGATATCGCTATTGATCATGTGGGTTATACGGGAAATGAAGCACTGGTCTATGCCAATATCTTAGGCTCGAACCTTGGACCTAAAATGACACCGATCGGTTCGCTGGCTACCCTGCTCTGGCTGCATGTACTTGCACAAAAAGGGGTAAAAATAGGCTGGGGAGAATATATGAAAGTAGGACTGGTTATTACGCCTCCTGTCTTGTTCATAGCCCTGTTAGGTTTAATTTAG
- a CDS encoding ArsI/CadI family heavy metal resistance metalloenzyme: MKRLHIHISVEDLEKSVKFYTALFGMEPTKLKEDYAQWLVDDPAVNMAISSGRDKKGLNHLGLQVDSDEAVQELEERLQTAGVSGEKQKEAVCCYARSNKYWVQDPEGIIWENYHTMEQVEVFGGDSFTGGVGCCQPSFSANGQWSAKGSC; encoded by the coding sequence ATGAAGAGATTACATATACATATATCGGTAGAGGATCTGGAAAAAAGTGTAAAGTTCTATACGGCACTTTTCGGTATGGAACCTACAAAACTCAAAGAGGATTATGCGCAATGGCTGGTAGATGACCCTGCCGTAAATATGGCGATCTCTTCTGGCAGAGATAAAAAAGGTCTGAACCATTTAGGTCTGCAGGTTGACAGTGATGAAGCAGTACAGGAGCTTGAAGAGAGACTTCAAACTGCCGGTGTTTCAGGAGAAAAACAAAAAGAGGCAGTATGTTGTTATGCAAGATCCAACAAGTACTGGGTGCAGGATCCTGAGGGGATTATCTGGGAAAATTACCATACTATGGAGCAGGTAGAGGTTTTTGGAGGAGACAGTTTTACAGGTGGGGTCGGATGTTGCCAACCTTCTTTTAGTGCAAACGGGCAGTGGTCAGCCAAGGGAAGCTGTTAA
- a CDS encoding cytochrome c biogenesis CcdA family protein, producing MLQESILALLESHGVLVFAGAFGIGALTSLAPCSIISVPLLVGSALGMSSHLSARERVRFTYLFSFLFAFGVAVSFSILAYMVAKMGFFFSIAPLEAYIAAGVLSILIGFYSLGVLPEVIDKGRWVAKLVRLRFLGAFMIGMMFGLVSTPCASAPLVAIITAATNAPDWYAYILVLTFALGHSLLLLAAGVSVGFAQSVASSKKLAMLTGWMTKGFAMALLGIGLYFFILAYQQL from the coding sequence ATGTTGCAGGAGAGTATCTTAGCCTTACTTGAATCGCACGGTGTTCTCGTTTTTGCCGGAGCTTTCGGGATCGGGGCGTTGACCTCTTTGGCTCCCTGTTCGATCATCTCGGTACCGCTGCTGGTCGGAAGTGCGCTAGGGATGAGTTCGCATCTCTCAGCACGAGAACGGGTACGCTTTACCTATCTCTTTTCGTTCTTGTTTGCATTCGGAGTGGCGGTAAGCTTTTCGATACTTGCCTATATGGTCGCAAAAATGGGATTTTTCTTCTCCATCGCGCCGCTGGAAGCCTACATTGCGGCAGGAGTTCTCTCTATTCTGATCGGATTCTACTCACTGGGAGTCTTGCCTGAAGTCATAGACAAGGGTCGCTGGGTGGCAAAACTGGTCCGTTTGCGTTTTTTGGGAGCATTTATGATCGGAATGATGTTCGGTCTGGTTTCCACCCCCTGTGCTTCTGCACCGCTGGTGGCCATCATTACCGCTGCTACGAATGCCCCTGACTGGTACGCCTATATACTCGTGCTTACTTTTGCACTGGGGCATTCGCTGCTGCTTCTTGCGGCAGGCGTATCGGTCGGATTTGCCCAAAGCGTTGCGTCAAGCAAAAAATTAGCGATGCTCACAGGATGGATGACAAAAGGATTTGCGATGGCTCTTTTGGGGATCGGACTCTACTTTTTCATCTTGGCCTATCAACAACTATAA
- a CDS encoding diguanylate cyclase domain-containing protein, with protein sequence MYNDNEKLVHITEKAMLRALKNEIVMPSKYLEIFTEEMEKIDNQHKEESLHRVSADEDEIMNTMQSLKKMEQYWFDSGRDYVRELNVLRSAVDTLRTQLFSDDISETKNRLWIFKDKLNKNETFKDYGFLISIKIVDYDKIVREYDSNIGNTLIKQVSDYMIGYLDQKHCHYEIVRYLKDNFLIFMHDMNENEVEEHISNMQHEMSNYSFKHRNRVFSLTFNAAEIQYIKNESFSSVLDQLDEKLFHNKM encoded by the coding sequence TTGTATAACGATAATGAAAAACTGGTACACATAACGGAAAAAGCTATGCTTAGAGCGTTAAAGAATGAGATCGTCATGCCTTCTAAGTATCTAGAGATCTTTACTGAAGAGATGGAAAAAATCGACAATCAACATAAAGAAGAAAGTCTTCATAGAGTTTCTGCGGATGAAGATGAGATCATGAACACTATGCAATCGCTTAAAAAAATGGAGCAGTATTGGTTTGATTCAGGCAGAGACTATGTGAGGGAGCTGAATGTCCTTAGATCTGCTGTGGATACTCTGCGTACACAACTTTTTTCAGATGATATTTCGGAGACCAAAAATCGATTATGGATATTTAAAGATAAACTCAATAAGAATGAAACATTTAAGGATTATGGATTTTTGATAAGTATCAAGATCGTAGATTATGACAAGATCGTTAGAGAGTATGATTCAAATATAGGTAATACACTCATAAAACAGGTAAGTGATTATATGATCGGTTATCTGGATCAGAAACATTGTCATTATGAGATCGTTCGTTATTTGAAAGACAACTTTCTCATTTTTATGCATGACATGAATGAAAACGAAGTAGAGGAACATATCAGCAATATGCAACATGAGATGTCAAACTATAGCTTCAAACACCGTAACAGGGTATTTAGCCTGACATTTAATGCCGCTGAGATACAATACATCAAAAATGAATCTTTTTCATCCGTATTAGATCAACTGGATGAAAAACTTTTTCATAATAAAATGTAG
- a CDS encoding sensor domain-containing diguanylate cyclase gives MNDSPNFLHSILNTLTTNIAVIDKLGYIQYVNLSWEKFSQHNDHILNSSWDNINYLETCDKAALMGDELAKQAADGIRKVINNEQELFYLEYPCHSPNEARWFMMRVTKFQLEEKTYFVLSHYNITERKLAEEKVLKLSQIDGLTNIANRRHFENFLNDEWNRCLRLNMPITLAIIDIDNFKTLNDTYGHQTGDDCLKRIAAILKNFAKRPSDVCARYGGDEFVLLWGNTGYETSKVIVDKLFNAIHELKIPNINAPSIPIMTSSIGVSTLYPDKKTTKEDLIKAADILLYRAKELGRNQVCYK, from the coding sequence ATGAACGATTCACCTAATTTCCTACACTCTATTCTTAACACGCTTACAACGAATATAGCTGTTATTGATAAACTGGGTTATATTCAATATGTCAATCTAAGCTGGGAGAAATTTTCCCAACACAATGATCATATACTCAATAGTAGTTGGGACAATATCAATTATTTGGAAACTTGCGATAAAGCTGCATTAATGGGTGATGAATTAGCGAAACAAGCAGCAGATGGTATCAGAAAAGTGATCAATAATGAACAAGAATTGTTCTACCTTGAATACCCCTGTCATAGTCCCAATGAGGCAAGGTGGTTCATGATGAGAGTTACGAAATTTCAATTGGAAGAGAAGACCTATTTCGTATTATCGCATTATAATATTACAGAGAGAAAACTTGCTGAAGAAAAAGTATTAAAGCTATCTCAAATTGATGGGCTTACCAACATAGCGAATCGTAGACATTTTGAAAATTTTCTTAATGATGAATGGAATCGGTGTCTACGTTTAAATATGCCTATAACGCTTGCAATCATTGATATCGATAACTTCAAGACATTGAATGATACATACGGGCATCAAACTGGAGATGACTGCCTAAAGAGAATTGCTGCTATACTTAAGAACTTTGCTAAAAGACCAAGTGATGTTTGTGCAAGATATGGTGGAGATGAATTTGTCCTGTTATGGGGTAATACAGGTTATGAGACATCCAAAGTGATAGTAGACAAACTATTTAATGCTATACATGAGCTAAAAATACCGAACATAAATGCTCCAAGTATACCAATTATGACTTCAAGCATTGGAGTGTCAACACTGTATCCTGACAAAAAGACAACTAAAGAAGACCTAATTAAAGCTGCAGATATTCTACTTTATAGAGCAAAAGAACTTGGTAGAAATCAAGTTTGCTATAAATAA
- a CDS encoding thioredoxin family protein, whose translation MKIEVLGTGCAKCVALEKVVKEAVAKSGKFAQIEKVDDIMKIMEYQVVSTPGLVIDGKVVSTGKLLSVDEVVALMHGGSEEC comes from the coding sequence ATGAAGATCGAAGTGTTAGGTACGGGATGTGCCAAGTGTGTCGCCTTGGAAAAGGTTGTGAAAGAAGCTGTTGCCAAAAGCGGTAAGTTCGCCCAAATAGAAAAAGTCGATGATATCATGAAGATCATGGAGTATCAGGTGGTAAGTACACCCGGACTTGTGATAGACGGTAAAGTCGTAAGTACAGGAAAATTATTGAGCGTAGATGAAGTGGTTGCATTAATGCATGGTGGTAGTGAAGAATGTTAA
- a CDS encoding permease encodes MWYELSKEFIYSFIGLEGKLADAAHFFIYDTIKIWFLLLTIIFAVSFLRTWVNTEYVRAHLQGKSALYGHVGASLFGIITPFCSCSAIPLFLGFIQARIPVGVTFSYLISAPMNNEIAIAMLFGLFGWKVTSIYIAFGLIVAIIGGYFIGKMGAENEILLEVKPTDSELEAQLVKLTFKDRAKEAWDYTLDIFKKIYLYVLLGVGVGAWIHGYIPTDFIARYTGEGNPFAVIIAVIMGIPMYSNAAGVMPLVEVLTSKGMLLGTALSFMMAVTALSLPEALILKKIISLKLIGIFFAIVGGGIIAIGYLFNLIL; translated from the coding sequence ATGTGGTATGAACTTTCAAAAGAATTTATCTATAGCTTTATAGGTTTAGAGGGAAAGCTGGCCGATGCTGCACATTTTTTTATCTATGATACGATAAAGATATGGTTTTTACTGCTGACTATCATTTTTGCCGTCTCCTTTTTGAGAACATGGGTCAATACCGAGTATGTAAGAGCACATCTTCAAGGAAAGTCAGCACTCTACGGACATGTAGGAGCCTCACTGTTCGGGATCATTACACCGTTTTGTTCTTGCTCAGCGATACCTCTTTTTTTAGGTTTTATTCAAGCAAGGATCCCGGTAGGAGTTACCTTTAGTTATCTTATCTCTGCACCAATGAACAATGAGATTGCCATAGCGATGCTTTTCGGACTTTTTGGCTGGAAAGTCACATCTATCTATATTGCTTTTGGACTAATAGTTGCTATTATCGGCGGTTATTTTATCGGAAAAATGGGTGCTGAGAATGAGATATTGTTGGAGGTTAAACCCACAGATTCTGAACTGGAAGCCCAACTCGTGAAACTGACGTTTAAAGATAGAGCGAAAGAAGCATGGGACTATACATTGGATATTTTCAAGAAAATTTATTTGTATGTATTGCTTGGTGTAGGGGTAGGCGCATGGATACATGGATATATCCCGACTGATTTTATCGCTCGATATACAGGTGAGGGCAATCCGTTCGCTGTGATCATCGCTGTAATCATGGGTATTCCGATGTACTCTAATGCAGCTGGTGTGATGCCTCTGGTAGAAGTACTTACAAGTAAAGGGATGCTTTTAGGAACTGCGCTAAGCTTTATGATGGCAGTCACAGCGCTAAGTTTACCGGAAGCCTTGATACTGAAAAAAATTATTTCACTCAAGCTTATCGGCATCTTTTTTGCTATAGTAGGTGGAGGAATTATTGCAATAGGGTATCTTTTTAACTTGATTTTGTAG
- a CDS encoding DUF4395 domain-containing protein: MLIKNRTNLNDFFAYGESVPGYEVRVLNEREARAAAAILFVGAFLGLTNGVMLHTAIFSKYFVTFFAIDFTIRIIQPRYAPSLMLGRFFVQNQRPEYVGAAQKRFAWILGFVLAWPMFYYLVIDFQPNPLKVLVCLLCMALLFFEAAFSICLGCKIFEWVKRKDPKYCPGGVCEMNIKEPIQRFSPEQKIILIATFAVMAYGVYAYFTKLPDKTIFVQKMKVLMMTQAELDAIQAAKEKAEEEAFFSDDEGF; encoded by the coding sequence ATGTTAATCAAAAATAGAACAAATTTAAATGATTTTTTTGCCTATGGTGAGAGTGTACCCGGGTACGAAGTAAGAGTGCTCAACGAAAGAGAGGCACGAGCAGCCGCAGCGATACTCTTTGTGGGAGCTTTTCTCGGGCTCACCAATGGTGTCATGCTCCATACGGCAATTTTTTCCAAATATTTTGTGACATTTTTTGCGATCGATTTTACGATTCGTATCATACAACCCAGATATGCACCGAGTCTGATGCTGGGGCGTTTCTTTGTCCAGAATCAAAGGCCGGAGTATGTGGGAGCGGCCCAAAAGCGTTTTGCGTGGATACTTGGATTTGTATTGGCGTGGCCTATGTTTTATTATCTCGTGATCGATTTTCAGCCAAATCCGCTCAAAGTGCTTGTCTGTTTGCTCTGTATGGCCTTGCTCTTTTTTGAAGCGGCTTTTTCGATCTGTTTAGGGTGTAAGATCTTTGAATGGGTGAAAAGAAAAGATCCAAAATATTGTCCCGGTGGCGTGTGTGAAATGAATATCAAAGAGCCGATCCAAAGATTTTCACCAGAGCAGAAGATCATCCTTATCGCCACTTTTGCAGTGATGGCATATGGTGTGTATGCATATTTTACCAAGCTTCCTGACAAAACCATTTTTGTTCAGAAGATGAAAGTGTTAATGATGACACAAGCGGAACTCGATGCGATACAAGCAGCAAAAGAGAAAGCCGAAGAGGAAGCATTTTTTAGTGACGATGAGGGGTTCTAA
- a CDS encoding rhodanese-like domain-containing protein, with protein sequence MKKLLIGMVLLCSLLYSDGFDDYLKNFDYNAIKEMKIRTVEMLNMVEDGTAQVIDIRFPEEYEAWHIGFAKNIPINELPDRLNELDKNKLIITACPHNDRANIARMFLMFKGYRVRYLSDGLLSTTDYLKGSNAQEFIEEYKKDNAK encoded by the coding sequence ATGAAAAAGCTATTAATAGGAATGGTGCTGCTTTGCAGCTTATTGTATTCGGATGGTTTTGATGATTATTTAAAAAATTTTGACTACAATGCAATAAAAGAGATGAAAATAAGAACCGTTGAAATGCTTAATATGGTAGAGGACGGTACAGCCCAGGTCATAGATATAAGATTTCCTGAAGAATACGAGGCCTGGCATATTGGTTTTGCTAAAAACATACCTATCAATGAACTTCCAGATCGTCTAAACGAGCTTGATAAGAACAAACTTATTATTACAGCTTGCCCACATAATGACAGGGCAAATATTGCTAGAATGTTTTTAATGTTTAAAGGTTATAGAGTAAGGTATTTGAGTGACGGACTTTTGTCAACGACAGACTACCTGAAAGGCAGCAATGCTCAAGAATTTATAGAAGAATACAAAAAGGATAATGCAAAATGA